In Malus sylvestris chromosome 15, drMalSylv7.2, whole genome shotgun sequence, a single genomic region encodes these proteins:
- the LOC126603864 gene encoding protein NPGR1: protein MLCACSGEQFKFEEPPQSPESLATRDFSASCLSSRTGDWESKFEDIQVDEAESTLKEALSLNYEEARALLGRLEFQRGNFDAALQVFQGIEIRNLTPRMAKAIVERTRQRKPRTKGDTVVLPSVMSMHSVSLLIEAILLKAISLGELGRYIDAAKECKVILDTVESALPNGMLQDIGEDCKLPDMFHKALELLPNLWTKAGYLDEAITAYRRALIKPWNLDPERLAAIQKSLACTLLYGGVEANLPPHSQIWGITMPKNNTEEAILLLVILMKKVALREIKWDPEIMDHLTYALSLTGLYELLADHVEQALPGLYRRAERWYFLALCYSACGKNEVALNLLKKVAGCSEAKNKPHFPSFLLGAKLCSQDPIHAREGIEFSHKAIDLVNHQCEHFMGQCHKYLGVCYGGAARASLSDSERVSFQSESLNSLNLAALNGKEDPEVVFSLGLENAVQRNLDAAFSNAMKYSDMVAGSSGQGWKLLALIVSAEQQFKDAETIVDFALDEAGRVDQLELLRLKAVLQVAQEHPKQAIETYRMLLTVVQAQRDQKAKNSEQEKPFDSEAFVERNLEKEAWRDLATVYTKLGLWTDAEICANKAKLIEFYSPHSWHTTGKLFEAQSQYKEALISFSVSLSIEPDYVPSIVSTAEVLMKLGSQSLPIARSFLMNALRLEPTNHEAWLNLGLISKKEGLLQQAADFFQAAHELQLSAPVRSFL, encoded by the exons ATGTTGTGTGCTTGTTCAGGAGAGCAATTCAAATTCGAGGAGCCGCCGCAGTCCCCGGAGTCCCTTGCCACGAGGGACTTCTCGGCGAGTTGCCTTTCGTCTAGGACCGGCGACTGGGAGTCCAAATTTGAAGACATTCAAGTGGATGAAGCTGAATCCACTCTTAAAGAAGCTCTATCTTTGAATTATGAG gaagctagagctttgttgGGGAGGCTTGAATTCCAAAGGGGGAATTTTGATGCTGCACTTCAGGTGTTTCAAGGTAttgaaattagaaatttaacCCCGCGGATGGCCAAGGCTATCGTGgagagaactaggcaaagaaaGCCGCGCACGAAAGGAGATACTGTGGTTCTTCCCAGTGTAATGTCAATGCACTCTGTGAGCCTACTTATTGAAGCAATATTACTCAAGGCAATATCATTGGGAGAACTTGGAAGATATATAG ATGCTGCAAAGGAGTGCAAAGTTATTCTTGATACGGTTGAATCAGCTTTACCTAATGGAATGCTTCAAGACATTGGCGAGGACTGCAAATTGCCAGACATGTTTCACAAAGCGCTCGAGCTGCTCCCCAATTTATGGACAAAGGCAGGCTATCTTGATGAGGCTATTACTGCATATCGCCGGGCtctaatcaagccatggaatttGGATCCGGAGAGGTTAGCTGCTATTCAGAAAAGCTTAGCTTGCACATTACTCTACGGCGGTGTTGAAGCAAACCTTCCCCCTCATTCACAAATATGGGGCATAACTATGCCTAAAAATAATACAGAAGAAGCAATTCTGTTGTTGGTAATTCTTATGAAAAAGGTGGCTTTGCGAGAGATAAAGTGGGATCCAGAAATCATGGATCATCTGACTTATGCTCTTTCTCTTACCGGATTGTATGAATTATTAGCAGATCATGTGGAGCAGGCTCTTCCGGGATTATATAGACGAGCGGAGAGATGGTACTTTCTTGCTCTTTGTTATAGTGCCTGTGGAAAAAATGAAGTAGCCTTGAACCTTTTGAAAAAGGTTGCAGGCTGTTCGGAAGCAAAGAACAAGCCTCACTTCCCTTCTTTTCTGTTGGGAGCAAAATTGTGCTCACAAGATCCAATTCATGCTCGCGAAGGGATAGAATTTTCGCATAAAGCTATTGACTTGGTGAATCATCAATGCGAGCATTTCATGGGTCAATGCCATAAATATCTTGGTGTTTGCTATGGCGGTGCAGCAAGAGCTTCTCTGTCGGATTCTGAAAGAGTGTCTTTTCAAAGTGAATCCTTGAACTCTCTAAACCTTGCTGCTCTTAACGGGAAGGAGGATCCCGAGGTGGTGTTTAGTCTGGGCCTCGAAAATGCAGTGCAAAGAAATCTGGATGCAGCTTTCAGTAACGCAATGAAGTACTCAGATATGGTGGCTGGCAGCTCAGGACAAGGTTGGAAGCTATTGGCGCTTATAGTTTCCGCAGAGCAGCAGTTCAAGGATGCTGAAACAATAGTTGATTTTGCTTTGGACGAAGCCGGAAGAGTGGATCAGTTAGAACTGCTCAGACTGAAAGCTGTGCTTCAAGTTGCTCAGGAACATCCTAAGCAAGCAATAGAAACCTACAGAATGTTGCTAACTGTTGTCCAAGCACAAAGGGATCAAAAAGCGAAAAACTCCGAGCAAGAGAAACCCTTTGATTCTGAG GCATTTGTGGAAAGAAATTTGGAAAAGGAAGCCTGGCGGGACTTGGCAACCGTTTATACAAAACTTGGTTTGTGGACTGATGCAGAAATATGCGCCAACAAAGCCAAGTTGATTGAATTCTATTCACCCCATAGTTGGCATACGACAG GTAAGTTATTTGAAGCTCAATCGCAATACAAGGAAGCCCTGATTTCCTTCTCGGTCTCATTGTCGATAGAGCCAGATTATGTTCCAAGCATCGTTTCGACTGCAGAAGTGTTGATGAAACTCGGTAGCCAGTCACTCCCTATAGCAAGAAGCTTTCTAATGAACGCGCTGCGATTAGAACCGACAAACCACGAGGCGTGGTTGAACCTCGGATTGATTTCAAAGAAGGAAGGATTGTTACAACAAGCAGCAGACTTTTTTCAAGCTGCGCACGAGCTTCAGCTTTCAGCTCCAGTTCGAAGCTTTCTGTAA